Proteins encoded in a region of the Populus alba chromosome 13, ASM523922v2, whole genome shotgun sequence genome:
- the LOC118034429 gene encoding uncharacterized protein isoform X1 produces MQVVGMASGIDADAPLDYATIQIFPTKNRYEIFVCGDDEVEKLAVGLLEQILPHLPEVHKIYAKGSNAIFRLQVTGELSNVPWFTKSTLNRFLQLAGSPDLVNTSRIIEGEISQLEEARKFHLSLYAKGHQDRSQSGETDGNDSIETEPTLKAEVKIALSDTSKNELLRAMDLRLTALKRELATALNRAFGDICSCKEITSLIEFCEYFGATVLKNSLCKILELSQKGEAAVLLNDDKNSSTIDKVSKMDEDTPISRPIYSTLPVKYGVSPAKAAQFERQSSIDSEESSDSSDQNKKSAERSRAISRSAAPRRSASPMRRVQIGRTGSHRAAALTIKSLNFYPSKERTSSHRDEAEISREDEGSEQSSKKPESNVRRMSVQDAISLFERKQKDQSIDAQKKSSPSNISLCTNKAVLRRWSSGVAECSSLCQQELSSEHSVPLPCNDIADKEISKNLIQEKLESDITSRCQNPVDTAEADGELERWEEKGQHVVDFETDANAAHGKERNGRTPDSVEWSRQKEEELNQMLMKMMESRPVKTQKPKTVKNKNIPSEQRGGFYDHYKEKRDRKLRGENAEKRAEKEAEFRVMQQILDGRKAEIAAVDVEDVGKKHLPSRAQKSIKNPSQPANLRKDSPKSTVTKKVSSKTSNLPANRKSWPSTPPIREPLSSLSKTPSGISSAGATPRSRKPQSTTSLPRSNPKVERSQPQHRNVKETKTEADRRLKEVKEKMEQTVMKSGKTKKTKVAAVAEDCSDVVPSKPSFYNNITKKSSVVPVEVKPFLRKGSRSGPPIVKKTRASQLLESSVNCGNKSETKEKVTKENEVVVNASVQISEHEDQDDVPASHFDAATELETVENGHQNSGEMENFNELVTDADDSFKYMVQSSANFQFHEDSVISPSAWVEIEEQQNLPSTNDDDTTQHSSPVLVAPVGLPSQGVRHSLSQMLQEENNSEPDTVEWGNAENPPAVVYQKDAPKGLKRLLKFARKSKGDANMTGWSSPYVFSEGEDDGEESKAIDKRNTDNLQRKAALHSKDHRKQQSSFFEGYDRNLKAHELPLAKSNISEFNAQSSHQLHKGHFSTAASTTKGTRSFFSLSAFRGSKPNETKFH; encoded by the exons ATGCAA GTTGTTGGGATGGCCAGTGGAATAGATGCTGACGCACCTTTGGATTATGCTACCATTCAGATTTTTCCAACCAAAAACAG GTACGAGATATTTGTTTGTGGTGATGATGAAGTCGAGAAATTAGCTGTTGGCCTACTGGAGCAAATCTTGCCACATTTGCCAGAAGTACATAAAATTTATGCCAAAGGATCTAATGCTATCTTCAGACTACAAGTAACAGGAGAACTCAGCAATGTACCATGGTTCACAAAATCAACTCTGAACAG ATTCCTGCAACTTGCTGGCTCGCCTGATTTAGTGAATACCAGCAGGATTATCGAGGGTGAGATTTCTCAATTGGAGGAAGCCAGaaaatttcatctttctttaTATGCTAAG GGGCATCAAGATCGTTCTCAAAGTGGGGAAACAG ATGGAAATGACTCAATTGAGACAGAACCAACACTCAAA GCTGAAGTGAAAATTGCATTATCAGATACATCAAA GAATGAATTGCTGCGAGCTATGGATCTGAGGCTTACAGCATTAAAAAGAGAATTGGCTACAGCCCTAAACCGCGCTTTTGGTGACATCTGCTCCTGTAAAGAAATCACTTCTTTAATAGAGTTTTGTGAATATTTTGGCGCAACAGTTCTTAA GAATTCTTTATGCAAAATCTTAGAATTGAGCCAAAAGGGTGAGGCAGCTGTACTTCTAAATGATGACAAAAATTCATCAACAATTGACAAAGTAAGTAAGATGGATGAAGATACTCCAATTTCAAGACCGATATATTCAACACTACCTGTAAAATATGGTGTTTCACCAGCCAAGGCTGCCCAGTTTGAGCGACAGAGCTCAATTGATAGTGAGGAGTCTTCAGACTctagtgatcaaaataaaaaatctgcaGAAAGAAGTCGAGCTATTTCAAGATCAGCAGCACCCAGAAGGTCAGCATCCCCAATGCGGAGGGTTCAAATTGGGAGAACTGGATCACACAGGGCAGCTGCACTAACAATTAAGAGCCTCAATTTTTATCCTAGCAAAGAAAGGACATCATCTCATAGAGATGAAGCTGAAATTAGTAGGGAGGATGAAGGATCAGAACAATCCAGTAAGAAACCTGAGAGTAATGTCCGAAGAATGAGTGTTCAAGATGCAATCAgtctttttgaaagaaaacaaaaggatcaAAGCATAGATGCCCAAAAAAAGAGCTCGCCGTCGAACATTTCTCTTTGTACAAATAAAGCTGTTTTAAGAAGATGGAGTTCTGGTGTCGCAGAATGTTCCAGTCTCTGCCAACAAGAACTTAGTTCTGAACACTCTGTTCCTCTGCCTTGCAATGATATTGCAGATAAAGAAATCTCGAAGAATTTGATCCAAGAAAAATTAGAGTCTGATATTACATCAAGATGTCAAAATCCTGTTGATACTGCTGAAGCTGATGGAGAGTTGGAAAGGTGGGAAGAAAAGGGACAGCATGTAGTGGATTTTGAAACAGATGCTAATGCTGCACatggaaaggaaagaaatggAAGGACACCAGACTCGGTGGAATGGAGTCgacaaaaggaagaagaactgAACCAgatgttgatgaaaatgatGGAAAGCCGGCCTGTGAAAACCCAAAAGCCTAAAActgtcaaaaacaaaaatatcccATCTGAGCAGAGGGGTGGATTTTATGATCACTACAAGGAGAAAAGGGATAGGAAACTTCGAGGAGAGAATGCTGAAAAGAGAGCAGAAAAAGAAGCGGAATTTAGAGTGATGCAGCAAATTCTTGATGGGAGGAAAGCTGAAATAGCTGCAGTAGATGTAGAGGATGTTGGTAAGAAGCATCTGCCAAGCAGAGCCCAAAAATCTATCAAGAATCCTTCTCAACCTGCAAATCTCAGAAAAGACAGCCCAAAATCTACTGTCACAAAAAAGGTTTCATCTAAAACATCGAACTTGCCTGCCAATCGTAAATCATGGCCATCAACACCACCAATCAGAGAACCACTATCATCTCTATCAAAAACTCCTTCAGGGATCTCATCTGCTGGTGCCACACCAAGAAGTCGGAAACCCCAGTCTACAACATCACTTCCTCGATCAAATCCTAAAGTTGAAAGATCCCAGCCACAGCACAGAAATGTGAAGGAAACAAAAACTGAAGCTGACAGGAGGTTGAAGGAAGTAAAAGAGAAGATGGAGCAAACTGTAATGAAaagtggaaaaacaaaaaaaacaaaagttgctGCAGTTGCTGAAGATTGTTCTGATGTTGTTCCATCGAAGCCTAGTTTCTATAATAACATTACCAAAAAAAGCAGTGTAGTGCCAGTGGAAGTGAAACCCTTCCTCCGCAAGGGATCTAGAAGTGGCCCTCCCATTGTGAAAAAGACAAGAGCTTCCCAGCTTCTGGAGTCTTCTGTAAACTGTGGGAATAAGTCAGAAACTAAAGAGAAAGTGACTAAAGAGAATGAGGTGGTTGTTAATGCTTCTGTCCAGATTAGCGAGCATGAAGATCAGGATGATGTGCCAGCTAGTCATTTTGATGCTGCTACGGAGTTGGAAACTGTGGAAAATGGCCATCAGAATTCTGGTGAGATGGAGAACTTCAACGAGCTTGTCACTGATGCAGATGATAGCTTCAAATATATGGTTCAATCTTCGGCAAATTTCCAGTTCCATGAAGATTCAGTTATCTCCCCTAGTGCATGGGTGGAAATAGAAGAGCAACAGAATCTGCCTAGCACGAATGATGATGACACAACTCAACATAGCTCTCCAGTCCTTGTTGCACCTGTAGGATTGCCAAGTCAAGGTGTTCGTCATTCTCTTTCACAGATGctgcaagaagaaaataatagtgAACCTGATACTGTCGAGTGGGGAAATGCTGAAAATCCTCCTGCAGTGGTATATCAAAAAGATGCTCCCAAAGGGTTGAAGAGGCTTTTGAAGTTTGCTCGGAAGAGTAAAGGAGATGCAAATATGACAGGTTGGTCTAGCCCATATGTTTTTTCTGAAGGAGAAGATGATGGTGAGGAATCCAAAGCTATCGATAAGAGAAACACTGACAATCTACAGAGAAAGGCAGCCCTTCATTCGAAAGACCATAGGAAGCAACAGAGTTCTTTCTTTGAAGGATATGACAGAAATTTGAAAGCTCACGAACTTCCATTGG CTAAATCAAACATAAGCGAATTCAATGCCCA
- the LOC118034429 gene encoding uncharacterized protein isoform X3 produces MQVVGMASGIDADAPLDYATIQIFPTKNRYEIFVCGDDEVEKLAVGLLEQILPHLPEVHKIYAKGSNAIFRLQVTGELSNVPWFTKSTLNRFLQLAGSPDLVNTSRIIEGEISQLEEARKFHLSLYAKGHQDRSQSGETDGNDSIETEPTLKAEVKIALSDTSKNELLRAMDLRLTALKRELATALNRAFGDICSCKEITSLIEFCEYFGATVLKNSLCKILELSQKGEAAVLLNDDKNSSTIDKVSKMDEDTPISRPIYSTLPVKYGVSPAKAAQFERQSSIDSEESSDSSDQNKKSAERSRAISRSAAPRRSASPMRRVQIGRTGSHRAAALTIKSLNFYPSKERTSSHRDEAEISREDEGSEQSSKKPESNVRRMSVQDAISLFERKQKDQSIDAQKKSSPSNISLCTNKAVLRRWSSGVAECSSLCQQELSSEHSVPLPCNDIADKEISKNLIQEKLESDITSRCQNPVDTAEADGELERWEEKGQHVVDFETDANAAHGKERNGRTPDSVEWSRQKEEELNQMLMKMMESRPVKTQKPKTVKNKNIPSEQRGGFYDHYKEKRDRKLRGENAEKRAEKEAEFRVMQQILDGRKAEIAAVDVEDVGKKHLPSRAQKSIKNPSQPANLRKDSPKSTVTKKVSSKTSNLPANRKSWPSTPPIREPLSSLSKTPSGISSAGATPRSRKPQSTTSLPRSNPKVERSQPQHRNVKETKTEADRRLKEVKEKMEQTVMKSGKTKKTKVAAVAEDCSDVVPSKPSFYNNITKKSSVVPVEVKPFLRKGSRSGPPIVKKTRASQLLESSVNCGNKSETKEKVTKENEVVVNASVQISEHEDQDDVPASHFDAATELETVENGHQNSGEMENFNELVTDADDSFKYMVQSSANFQFHEDSVISPSAWVEIEEQQNLPSTNDDDTTQHSSPVLVAPVGLPSQGVRHSLSQMLQEENNSEPDTVEWGNAENPPAVVYQKDAPKGLKRLLKFARKSKGDANMTGWSSPYVFSEGEDDGEESKAIDKRNTDNLQRKAALHSKDHRKQQSSFFEGYDRNLKAHELPLAKSNISEFNAQSSHQLHKGTRSFFSLSAFRGSKPNETKFH; encoded by the exons ATGCAA GTTGTTGGGATGGCCAGTGGAATAGATGCTGACGCACCTTTGGATTATGCTACCATTCAGATTTTTCCAACCAAAAACAG GTACGAGATATTTGTTTGTGGTGATGATGAAGTCGAGAAATTAGCTGTTGGCCTACTGGAGCAAATCTTGCCACATTTGCCAGAAGTACATAAAATTTATGCCAAAGGATCTAATGCTATCTTCAGACTACAAGTAACAGGAGAACTCAGCAATGTACCATGGTTCACAAAATCAACTCTGAACAG ATTCCTGCAACTTGCTGGCTCGCCTGATTTAGTGAATACCAGCAGGATTATCGAGGGTGAGATTTCTCAATTGGAGGAAGCCAGaaaatttcatctttctttaTATGCTAAG GGGCATCAAGATCGTTCTCAAAGTGGGGAAACAG ATGGAAATGACTCAATTGAGACAGAACCAACACTCAAA GCTGAAGTGAAAATTGCATTATCAGATACATCAAA GAATGAATTGCTGCGAGCTATGGATCTGAGGCTTACAGCATTAAAAAGAGAATTGGCTACAGCCCTAAACCGCGCTTTTGGTGACATCTGCTCCTGTAAAGAAATCACTTCTTTAATAGAGTTTTGTGAATATTTTGGCGCAACAGTTCTTAA GAATTCTTTATGCAAAATCTTAGAATTGAGCCAAAAGGGTGAGGCAGCTGTACTTCTAAATGATGACAAAAATTCATCAACAATTGACAAAGTAAGTAAGATGGATGAAGATACTCCAATTTCAAGACCGATATATTCAACACTACCTGTAAAATATGGTGTTTCACCAGCCAAGGCTGCCCAGTTTGAGCGACAGAGCTCAATTGATAGTGAGGAGTCTTCAGACTctagtgatcaaaataaaaaatctgcaGAAAGAAGTCGAGCTATTTCAAGATCAGCAGCACCCAGAAGGTCAGCATCCCCAATGCGGAGGGTTCAAATTGGGAGAACTGGATCACACAGGGCAGCTGCACTAACAATTAAGAGCCTCAATTTTTATCCTAGCAAAGAAAGGACATCATCTCATAGAGATGAAGCTGAAATTAGTAGGGAGGATGAAGGATCAGAACAATCCAGTAAGAAACCTGAGAGTAATGTCCGAAGAATGAGTGTTCAAGATGCAATCAgtctttttgaaagaaaacaaaaggatcaAAGCATAGATGCCCAAAAAAAGAGCTCGCCGTCGAACATTTCTCTTTGTACAAATAAAGCTGTTTTAAGAAGATGGAGTTCTGGTGTCGCAGAATGTTCCAGTCTCTGCCAACAAGAACTTAGTTCTGAACACTCTGTTCCTCTGCCTTGCAATGATATTGCAGATAAAGAAATCTCGAAGAATTTGATCCAAGAAAAATTAGAGTCTGATATTACATCAAGATGTCAAAATCCTGTTGATACTGCTGAAGCTGATGGAGAGTTGGAAAGGTGGGAAGAAAAGGGACAGCATGTAGTGGATTTTGAAACAGATGCTAATGCTGCACatggaaaggaaagaaatggAAGGACACCAGACTCGGTGGAATGGAGTCgacaaaaggaagaagaactgAACCAgatgttgatgaaaatgatGGAAAGCCGGCCTGTGAAAACCCAAAAGCCTAAAActgtcaaaaacaaaaatatcccATCTGAGCAGAGGGGTGGATTTTATGATCACTACAAGGAGAAAAGGGATAGGAAACTTCGAGGAGAGAATGCTGAAAAGAGAGCAGAAAAAGAAGCGGAATTTAGAGTGATGCAGCAAATTCTTGATGGGAGGAAAGCTGAAATAGCTGCAGTAGATGTAGAGGATGTTGGTAAGAAGCATCTGCCAAGCAGAGCCCAAAAATCTATCAAGAATCCTTCTCAACCTGCAAATCTCAGAAAAGACAGCCCAAAATCTACTGTCACAAAAAAGGTTTCATCTAAAACATCGAACTTGCCTGCCAATCGTAAATCATGGCCATCAACACCACCAATCAGAGAACCACTATCATCTCTATCAAAAACTCCTTCAGGGATCTCATCTGCTGGTGCCACACCAAGAAGTCGGAAACCCCAGTCTACAACATCACTTCCTCGATCAAATCCTAAAGTTGAAAGATCCCAGCCACAGCACAGAAATGTGAAGGAAACAAAAACTGAAGCTGACAGGAGGTTGAAGGAAGTAAAAGAGAAGATGGAGCAAACTGTAATGAAaagtggaaaaacaaaaaaaacaaaagttgctGCAGTTGCTGAAGATTGTTCTGATGTTGTTCCATCGAAGCCTAGTTTCTATAATAACATTACCAAAAAAAGCAGTGTAGTGCCAGTGGAAGTGAAACCCTTCCTCCGCAAGGGATCTAGAAGTGGCCCTCCCATTGTGAAAAAGACAAGAGCTTCCCAGCTTCTGGAGTCTTCTGTAAACTGTGGGAATAAGTCAGAAACTAAAGAGAAAGTGACTAAAGAGAATGAGGTGGTTGTTAATGCTTCTGTCCAGATTAGCGAGCATGAAGATCAGGATGATGTGCCAGCTAGTCATTTTGATGCTGCTACGGAGTTGGAAACTGTGGAAAATGGCCATCAGAATTCTGGTGAGATGGAGAACTTCAACGAGCTTGTCACTGATGCAGATGATAGCTTCAAATATATGGTTCAATCTTCGGCAAATTTCCAGTTCCATGAAGATTCAGTTATCTCCCCTAGTGCATGGGTGGAAATAGAAGAGCAACAGAATCTGCCTAGCACGAATGATGATGACACAACTCAACATAGCTCTCCAGTCCTTGTTGCACCTGTAGGATTGCCAAGTCAAGGTGTTCGTCATTCTCTTTCACAGATGctgcaagaagaaaataatagtgAACCTGATACTGTCGAGTGGGGAAATGCTGAAAATCCTCCTGCAGTGGTATATCAAAAAGATGCTCCCAAAGGGTTGAAGAGGCTTTTGAAGTTTGCTCGGAAGAGTAAAGGAGATGCAAATATGACAGGTTGGTCTAGCCCATATGTTTTTTCTGAAGGAGAAGATGATGGTGAGGAATCCAAAGCTATCGATAAGAGAAACACTGACAATCTACAGAGAAAGGCAGCCCTTCATTCGAAAGACCATAGGAAGCAACAGAGTTCTTTCTTTGAAGGATATGACAGAAATTTGAAAGCTCACGAACTTCCATTGG CTAAATCAAACATAAGCGAATTCAATGCCCA
- the LOC118034429 gene encoding uncharacterized protein isoform X2: protein MASGIDADAPLDYATIQIFPTKNRYEIFVCGDDEVEKLAVGLLEQILPHLPEVHKIYAKGSNAIFRLQVTGELSNVPWFTKSTLNRFLQLAGSPDLVNTSRIIEGEISQLEEARKFHLSLYAKGHQDRSQSGETDGNDSIETEPTLKAEVKIALSDTSKNELLRAMDLRLTALKRELATALNRAFGDICSCKEITSLIEFCEYFGATVLKNSLCKILELSQKGEAAVLLNDDKNSSTIDKVSKMDEDTPISRPIYSTLPVKYGVSPAKAAQFERQSSIDSEESSDSSDQNKKSAERSRAISRSAAPRRSASPMRRVQIGRTGSHRAAALTIKSLNFYPSKERTSSHRDEAEISREDEGSEQSSKKPESNVRRMSVQDAISLFERKQKDQSIDAQKKSSPSNISLCTNKAVLRRWSSGVAECSSLCQQELSSEHSVPLPCNDIADKEISKNLIQEKLESDITSRCQNPVDTAEADGELERWEEKGQHVVDFETDANAAHGKERNGRTPDSVEWSRQKEEELNQMLMKMMESRPVKTQKPKTVKNKNIPSEQRGGFYDHYKEKRDRKLRGENAEKRAEKEAEFRVMQQILDGRKAEIAAVDVEDVGKKHLPSRAQKSIKNPSQPANLRKDSPKSTVTKKVSSKTSNLPANRKSWPSTPPIREPLSSLSKTPSGISSAGATPRSRKPQSTTSLPRSNPKVERSQPQHRNVKETKTEADRRLKEVKEKMEQTVMKSGKTKKTKVAAVAEDCSDVVPSKPSFYNNITKKSSVVPVEVKPFLRKGSRSGPPIVKKTRASQLLESSVNCGNKSETKEKVTKENEVVVNASVQISEHEDQDDVPASHFDAATELETVENGHQNSGEMENFNELVTDADDSFKYMVQSSANFQFHEDSVISPSAWVEIEEQQNLPSTNDDDTTQHSSPVLVAPVGLPSQGVRHSLSQMLQEENNSEPDTVEWGNAENPPAVVYQKDAPKGLKRLLKFARKSKGDANMTGWSSPYVFSEGEDDGEESKAIDKRNTDNLQRKAALHSKDHRKQQSSFFEGYDRNLKAHELPLAKSNISEFNAQSSHQLHKGHFSTAASTTKGTRSFFSLSAFRGSKPNETKFH, encoded by the exons ATGGCCAGTGGAATAGATGCTGACGCACCTTTGGATTATGCTACCATTCAGATTTTTCCAACCAAAAACAG GTACGAGATATTTGTTTGTGGTGATGATGAAGTCGAGAAATTAGCTGTTGGCCTACTGGAGCAAATCTTGCCACATTTGCCAGAAGTACATAAAATTTATGCCAAAGGATCTAATGCTATCTTCAGACTACAAGTAACAGGAGAACTCAGCAATGTACCATGGTTCACAAAATCAACTCTGAACAG ATTCCTGCAACTTGCTGGCTCGCCTGATTTAGTGAATACCAGCAGGATTATCGAGGGTGAGATTTCTCAATTGGAGGAAGCCAGaaaatttcatctttctttaTATGCTAAG GGGCATCAAGATCGTTCTCAAAGTGGGGAAACAG ATGGAAATGACTCAATTGAGACAGAACCAACACTCAAA GCTGAAGTGAAAATTGCATTATCAGATACATCAAA GAATGAATTGCTGCGAGCTATGGATCTGAGGCTTACAGCATTAAAAAGAGAATTGGCTACAGCCCTAAACCGCGCTTTTGGTGACATCTGCTCCTGTAAAGAAATCACTTCTTTAATAGAGTTTTGTGAATATTTTGGCGCAACAGTTCTTAA GAATTCTTTATGCAAAATCTTAGAATTGAGCCAAAAGGGTGAGGCAGCTGTACTTCTAAATGATGACAAAAATTCATCAACAATTGACAAAGTAAGTAAGATGGATGAAGATACTCCAATTTCAAGACCGATATATTCAACACTACCTGTAAAATATGGTGTTTCACCAGCCAAGGCTGCCCAGTTTGAGCGACAGAGCTCAATTGATAGTGAGGAGTCTTCAGACTctagtgatcaaaataaaaaatctgcaGAAAGAAGTCGAGCTATTTCAAGATCAGCAGCACCCAGAAGGTCAGCATCCCCAATGCGGAGGGTTCAAATTGGGAGAACTGGATCACACAGGGCAGCTGCACTAACAATTAAGAGCCTCAATTTTTATCCTAGCAAAGAAAGGACATCATCTCATAGAGATGAAGCTGAAATTAGTAGGGAGGATGAAGGATCAGAACAATCCAGTAAGAAACCTGAGAGTAATGTCCGAAGAATGAGTGTTCAAGATGCAATCAgtctttttgaaagaaaacaaaaggatcaAAGCATAGATGCCCAAAAAAAGAGCTCGCCGTCGAACATTTCTCTTTGTACAAATAAAGCTGTTTTAAGAAGATGGAGTTCTGGTGTCGCAGAATGTTCCAGTCTCTGCCAACAAGAACTTAGTTCTGAACACTCTGTTCCTCTGCCTTGCAATGATATTGCAGATAAAGAAATCTCGAAGAATTTGATCCAAGAAAAATTAGAGTCTGATATTACATCAAGATGTCAAAATCCTGTTGATACTGCTGAAGCTGATGGAGAGTTGGAAAGGTGGGAAGAAAAGGGACAGCATGTAGTGGATTTTGAAACAGATGCTAATGCTGCACatggaaaggaaagaaatggAAGGACACCAGACTCGGTGGAATGGAGTCgacaaaaggaagaagaactgAACCAgatgttgatgaaaatgatGGAAAGCCGGCCTGTGAAAACCCAAAAGCCTAAAActgtcaaaaacaaaaatatcccATCTGAGCAGAGGGGTGGATTTTATGATCACTACAAGGAGAAAAGGGATAGGAAACTTCGAGGAGAGAATGCTGAAAAGAGAGCAGAAAAAGAAGCGGAATTTAGAGTGATGCAGCAAATTCTTGATGGGAGGAAAGCTGAAATAGCTGCAGTAGATGTAGAGGATGTTGGTAAGAAGCATCTGCCAAGCAGAGCCCAAAAATCTATCAAGAATCCTTCTCAACCTGCAAATCTCAGAAAAGACAGCCCAAAATCTACTGTCACAAAAAAGGTTTCATCTAAAACATCGAACTTGCCTGCCAATCGTAAATCATGGCCATCAACACCACCAATCAGAGAACCACTATCATCTCTATCAAAAACTCCTTCAGGGATCTCATCTGCTGGTGCCACACCAAGAAGTCGGAAACCCCAGTCTACAACATCACTTCCTCGATCAAATCCTAAAGTTGAAAGATCCCAGCCACAGCACAGAAATGTGAAGGAAACAAAAACTGAAGCTGACAGGAGGTTGAAGGAAGTAAAAGAGAAGATGGAGCAAACTGTAATGAAaagtggaaaaacaaaaaaaacaaaagttgctGCAGTTGCTGAAGATTGTTCTGATGTTGTTCCATCGAAGCCTAGTTTCTATAATAACATTACCAAAAAAAGCAGTGTAGTGCCAGTGGAAGTGAAACCCTTCCTCCGCAAGGGATCTAGAAGTGGCCCTCCCATTGTGAAAAAGACAAGAGCTTCCCAGCTTCTGGAGTCTTCTGTAAACTGTGGGAATAAGTCAGAAACTAAAGAGAAAGTGACTAAAGAGAATGAGGTGGTTGTTAATGCTTCTGTCCAGATTAGCGAGCATGAAGATCAGGATGATGTGCCAGCTAGTCATTTTGATGCTGCTACGGAGTTGGAAACTGTGGAAAATGGCCATCAGAATTCTGGTGAGATGGAGAACTTCAACGAGCTTGTCACTGATGCAGATGATAGCTTCAAATATATGGTTCAATCTTCGGCAAATTTCCAGTTCCATGAAGATTCAGTTATCTCCCCTAGTGCATGGGTGGAAATAGAAGAGCAACAGAATCTGCCTAGCACGAATGATGATGACACAACTCAACATAGCTCTCCAGTCCTTGTTGCACCTGTAGGATTGCCAAGTCAAGGTGTTCGTCATTCTCTTTCACAGATGctgcaagaagaaaataatagtgAACCTGATACTGTCGAGTGGGGAAATGCTGAAAATCCTCCTGCAGTGGTATATCAAAAAGATGCTCCCAAAGGGTTGAAGAGGCTTTTGAAGTTTGCTCGGAAGAGTAAAGGAGATGCAAATATGACAGGTTGGTCTAGCCCATATGTTTTTTCTGAAGGAGAAGATGATGGTGAGGAATCCAAAGCTATCGATAAGAGAAACACTGACAATCTACAGAGAAAGGCAGCCCTTCATTCGAAAGACCATAGGAAGCAACAGAGTTCTTTCTTTGAAGGATATGACAGAAATTTGAAAGCTCACGAACTTCCATTGG CTAAATCAAACATAAGCGAATTCAATGCCCA